AGTGTGGCACAATGGTGCTTAATAGCTCagttatataatatatgcaaGTATTTCTCAATGATTGTATTTGAAATTTGCTTTTGTATCTTATGGTTTCATTGAGCTTCTGCAGTTTTCAGTCACCATATTCCTATCTTTCAAAATTCTACCCCTTGTTGAGGTAGTTTACTGGGTTTCAGAGAAAGCTGATCAGTATTGCTTTAATATGCCTCAATGATTTCAAAATTGTGTGAATGCCACTGCTTTGAAAACTATGTATAGAAGTAAGCATTGAGCCCACGACAAACTCTTGCTTCTCAATGCCAAATACATGTATGTGTATGCCACACATGTTTGTGTGTTTATGCCCCTTGCTGCAAGTGTTTCTTTGttctgttctattttttttttttgtagttattGTAATGTATAAGAAAGACAAATTTCGTGTTGATCGAATGCACATTAACGTTTCTTCTTATTTTGGTTTGTTTACTGCTTGATTGGGACTGTTGAATGCTTTTCTCAGGTTGGGCACCAAATAATTGTCAGCTATGCAGAATGCATGGGAGTACCATTGTTCAGACGAAGAATACAAGGATCTCCAAGGCAAGCCTTTTAAGCAGGAAATCTTTGGTAAAATCAATTATCTGATGTTGGGGAACTTAaaacaatcttttcttctcacgggatttggaaaatgatttttatttgtaatGCCATAAATGCAAGGCTTTAGTGGCGGAGCCATGTATAAAATTGGGGTTGGGTGGTGGGCATGGCTGTTCTAGAGGTTTGAAAAATCTCGTAGTATGTATGCCTTTATAAGAAGAGTGTTTCAAAGAGGCTATACATATGGCCTACAAACCCCACTATGTAAATATATTTAGATAAATTACTGCTTTTCTTTAAGAAGTCTTAAATTACTCAAATTGAAGTAAAGTCAACAATCCTATCATTCATAAGCTATTACAgtgattttcttattttaatttctcaTTCATATAATTGCTATCACCAATGTGTCACCTTATATTGGCTCTATTTCATAACCACCAtccccttattttcacttctcccaaaaaaaagttaaactttaaaacattcaaacttttttcactttttatatcacatcaatcatttaaacttcttattaatattaaaaaacaaaactcaccTCAAAATCCTCTACCAAACACACCCATTATACTAAACTAAAAGTGGAAAACAACAGAACAGCTTAAGATTTCTCTCCATTGCTTTTTGTCTCTTCAAGGCTTATCGTCATGTAGCAACAAAATAATAGTTCTCCTCCAAACAGTTCGCTAAGTGTGAAGGTTCTACTAGGTTTGAAATatgtttataattatttttatgttatgttatatatagcatatatatCGTATACAAGGCTCTCCCAGCTTCATTCTGGCTCAGAAACTGAAGGCTCTAAAGTTCGATCTTATAAGGTGGAACACTCTAATATCGATTCCCTTAAACAAGCTCGCTTCGAGGAACTGCGCACTTTTGATAGACTGGAGACAAAAAGAGCCTTAGATCCCGAAGAGAAGCCGAGTAAAAGTCTGATTTCCAGTGACCCTGGAAAAAATTACTTCTCAAGAAGAAAttagttggaggcaaaaatcaagggttctttggcttaaagaaGGCGATAAATGCACAAAGCTCTTCCATCGGCTTGTTAACTCAAATCGGAGATTCAATTCTATTGAGTCGCTTTCTGTCAACGGCTCATTTACTTCCGATCCTTCAGTTATCAGAGATCACATTATTCCGTTTTATGACTCTTTATTCTCTGAACATCACAACTGGAGGCCTAGATTGGATAACCTTACTTTCGACTCTCTTGAGGTGGAGGAGGCCTCTCGGCTAGAGCTTCCGTTTGAGGAGAGGGAGGTTTTAGAGGTGGTGAAGGGTATGAATAGATAAGGTCCCAGGCCCTGATGACTTCTATATGGCTTTTGTTCAAGACTGTTGGGATGTTATCAAATCTGATCTCATGAAGGTTCTCCTAGATTTCCATGCTCACAGCTATTTCGAGAAAAGCCTTAATGCCTCCTTCATTGTTTTGGGAGAGGTCCGAGGAGTGGGAGGTGGATAGGAGTCACGACGAGGAGTTCATGGTTATCGTGGACGAGTTGATTAAGTGCCAGAAAtccaaaggcaagagggagcttttgAATCTGCAAAACTCCGTCAATTATGGCGTGTTTAATGCTTCTTCTAggtgtaggaaaggcaaggcccaATTGTTGTAGGGTTGTTTGCTTTGGtggtttttgtgggttgtttctCGGGTCCCTAGgtgtttttccttttgttcttgtttgggTTCTTTGGCGGGTGCTTTTGTATGGgtttttttgtgggttgttttagGGTGTCTTTTCGGGTTCTAGGATTTTTTGAGGTTTTTGTTGGGTTTCCTGAGGTTTGCTTTGGTTTCTTCTTTGTATAGTTcctatgtacttaggggcgccttacgcttttttcaataatatttctacttatataaaaaaagaggtaaacttctaatcaaacggcactgctccaatattatttttgacattttttctattttcgttttcaCTGAAAATAGTAAATTGTGTCCTACATTAGGGCCCATGCCATATTAGTATTTGAAGAAGATAATTGTCATGTGTACCCACACCAAATTTGAACAGCAGTTTCATCCTTGAATTGGAAAATTGTTCTTGTTTAACTTTGCAATTGTTGTTGAAGGTGTCATCATGAGCTTTTCTTCTTACTTGTTTTTGGCACTTGACTCATAAAACCAGCCAGTTGTAAAGATTTTATCCCTCGTAGTGAGCTTCCTCTCTTCTTGGCTAGTGTGACTTTTGTCTTATGTTCTGTTGGCATTTCTAGCCAAAGCAATGGCGATATTATCAAGGTCACATATTTTGTGTTCATGATTGAGTTGCTCAGGAGGTTGCATATGTTGCAACAAACAAATATTTGAATCTGGAATCTGGATTTgccaaattgttttttaattttaatttgttttaggCTTTAACTACTGCAAACAATGTTTACAAGCAGTGTAAGATCACCAATGAGATTCTTGAGTCTTGGAATATAATGGTCTTGATTGGTGATGAAAAGTTAACTACATGTTTTCAAGTCACAAAGTAGTAGTGTGATTAGAGCTTTATTTCTGAGTCTTATTTGTGCAAGAATGCTGTGGAGGATGCGGTGCTGTTTGCAATTATCTCACCTTCATCGCCTGCCTAGACATTGATTGGGGCACAGCTGCATGAATCTGTTATTTAGTTTGCTTGAGCTTTGTCCTAAACCTTTTAAGCTTCCATAAAATTCCATAAATACTAAGCAAGCAAGACTGCAAAGTAGACTTTTAAACCTTTTATGCGTTAGCGTATATTTGATTTCAACTTCGTTACACTTTTATAGCATGGGAAAGCTAAATGTAAATTTTAGGTAGACTTTTGCTAAGGTCACCCATCATATTCCAAGTAGGCATAGGATGGGTGAATCTGAAAAGCAAAGGTTGTGCGTCCTAAGTCTAAAGGTAGGAGGGAGTTGTTGAATCTGAAAAACTCCATCAACGCTGGCGATGCAAGTGCGTCCTCTCGGTGatggaaaggcaaggctcattTGATGTAGAGTTGAGTGCTTCATGTAGGgttcgggtttgagggctttAGGTTCTTGCGGGTTTGTTGGTTTCTCTTTGGGctggtttggttgttcctgtgtatattGCCTGTGTATATAGGGGCTCCttacacttcttttttttttttttttttttaattaataaaattttattacttataaataaaaattccaagGAGGCATGCTCATccgaaaatacaaaaaacagaaaggaaaatgaaaaataaaagagagaagagaCCCTGAGGAGGCACTCATTTATTAAAGAATGAACCAGATTTCTATGAAAGTCCTGTGTTGTAATATGACTTGGTTAAGTGGAGATTTTACCTGCATAGGCAGGAGTCTCTCTCATTGCTACTTGAAATTTCTATAATTAGTTGTATGCATTTGATGCGTAGTCTCACTTTCAATGATTTTATGGATCAATTAGGCATCAGAAGCTTGGCTACAAAATGACTCCGGGTGATGAAGTTGAAGATATGTTTGTTTTGTTAAGTGAAGTAAAAAGACAGATACCTTCTGTCACAGCAGTATCTTCTGGCGCTATTGCATCTGACTATCAAAGGCTGCGAGTGGAAAGTGTTTGTTCAAGGTTAGGGCTTGTTTCTCTGGCGTATTTGTGGAAACAAGATCAGTCATTGCTCCTTCAAGAAATGGTAAACTGTGTATTAACATTAAGAATGGCAACCAGTCAATACCTAAATAATTTTGTCTAATGAGCTGTATTTCTTTTGATCCCAACTAGATGACAAATGGGATTGTGGCTATCACAGTAAAGGTATGGTTTCTAGCTCGACTTGttctcttgtttttgtttgttctaATACAAATTTTGCTACTGATTTCTGTGTCCTCATCAAATGGATGTATTTTACTTGGACTTTCTGTAGTGAGGTGTTGTTAGTTTGATTTTTCCTTATGAGCACTTTATTCGAAACCTAATCATGGACAGGGTTTGACATTGATATTTTCAGATAACTATGCACATATTTCAAtgcattttttcttccttttatgtAATTAAGTCACCACTACTAAGCatataactttttttcttttcattttaacaGTCCTATCATCTAATCATGGTTGGTATACTTCCACTTTGGATTGACTACCAACATGCATCGTCTTCTCTTTGATTGCGACCAGTTGTTAATTTCAGAAAGATAGATGATTAGGTTTATTTGATAATCAGTTTGAACCTATGTAACTGGCAACAATGACTGGGATTCTCACTAGTTGATTAATGCAGAGGCTAAAATTTTAGTGAGAATAGAAGCTCAAATTAAGTGATAGtttctcctttaattttttttcgccTTCCAAGGTAggaaagcttctttaatttgtttgtaaagtTGAGAATGTGAGGCAAAGGATTTTAAGGCATGAAGCATGGGCCTTATAAATAGATGTAAGGATCTTGCAGTGCTTGTTAGatggttttatttttagttttatttcgAGATTAAGTGAACACTAGAGTAGTAATAAAGTGTGAAGTGGGAGTGTTAAAGAATGGGTACCACATTGGTAGGGCATGGGCTTGGTTATGACCGTAGGGTTGTAATCGAGCCAACCTCGACCGTATCACCGAGCTAAATAATCTGTTCAagctttgttcatttattttttgaatgagCTCGAGCTGGTTCACGAGCTactcaattaatttatttattccatatataaagtaaatgtcgtgattgttgatttttttttttttttgtaaattcgtagtaattattaattattgttaagatttattatctgagtaattagataaattaacttgaatcttacaCAATCTAATCTCGagtttgtgtatatatatatattgataagtaATTGAATTATCATTAAAAGTAAAGCTGTAAACAAGCCGGTTCGAGCCGAGTTTTAGCATTCCCGGACCGGCTCGTTTTACTGGGCCTCTAAACAAGCCGAGCTCAAGCCGGGCTGAGAAACCCTCGTTCGAACTCGGCTCATTGATTACATACGCCAGCTCgggcttgagctcgagctcaagcttgcTAAGAATGCAATTTCGAGTCGAACCGAGTACTTGAATGGCTCGAGTCGACTCAAACTCGAGCTACACAAAATTTTTGGGATGTTTTTGACACAAGCCCGAACTCGAGCTCCAGCTCGTTTAAGAAGCCTTTCGAGCCCTAATTAGGCAGCTCGGCCCAATTAGGGCTTGTttagtgtgattttaaattgttATAAAAGAGAAATTGATAAACACAAACTTGATTCTAAAGATTCAATTATCAAATAAGTAATTTCGGGTATTTACAAGCAAATtcgaaaaagaaagaaaaaaaaaacttgaattatagatgagaaaaaaaaactacacaaatgaaagaaatacaaatggaaaaagagataaaatttacataaatgactaaaatacaaCATTAAACAATGTAATCTTATCTGCCCAGATTCAGATGTAGTCAAAACCAAAATTtacatagaaaaagaaaaaaagcatccACCCATATTTAGATACAGTCAAATGAGGCCACAAAGACCATCGAATCCCACAAATTGACCCAAAATCAAAACACCCAatacactaaaaacacaaaagaagcaAATACCTTGTCCATGGGCCTCAACGGATGTGACTTAATGTTGTTCACCTTGCCCCTGCTGCTGATTGGTGGAAGCCTCTTGTTTCTTTGCTGCGATTATTTTCACTGcgagagaaaagaacaagaaaattatgaaaacttaGTTCCCAAGGAGCTACAAATGTAGCTGTCCAAGTAAAAGgagtaaaaaggaaaaaagattcAAGCTCCGCAGACGATCTCTCATGGTCCTCAAAACTTATGTTATTTCTTTCACTCTAAAGACAGTATAAGAGACAGGAAGACAGCATCTTCCACACAATAGCACTCCAAGTTTTCTTACCAAttcaccaacaagcaaacaagtcaacaACACTACTAGACATcacccaagacaacccaaatcgACTGAAAAAGGCATTCCATAAGGCGCAAGCGACCTCGCAATGgaggagaagatgatccacagactctCCCTTCCTCTTGCGCATACAAtacctatcaatcacaatgacatgctGCTTCCTAAGATTGTACACCCCAGTCTGAATTGTAACAACCATGGCATACATTTCAAAAGCAGATCCACTTCATTGTATTGTTGACTGGAAATTTTAGCACTCCCTCTCACCTTTTGGATCCTCAATGGAGCTTTTACTTTTTGATCTTTTCCCCCCCCTCTTTTGATAAGTTAGTTccgttttattttttgaatctaATATCCCTTTTATAAAACAAGAAACTactattttttagtttaaacgTAGTTTTTGTGACCTATTGTACCTTGTGGTTGAACATCAGCCATGCGTGGGGGATTTTGATGAGAAGATATTAGCAACTTTCACCCTGTTGGAAGTTACTTATGCTTAGATTGGCACATTTGCTAATAATTGAAGTGATGGTGTCTAATTTGTATGACATTTGCTAAAATCTGAAGTCATGGTCTCAATGTAACATCTAAGCAAAGATTAGGTCAATGTTTTAGTTTTACGAATAGTAAGCATATATTATAATACTAATCATCTATTCTTTGTTAGATTTCACTATATAGTGTAAGATACAGAATTAGTAAAAACCATTTGTCACCATATGCTGTTGACTCGATGCATATAAAGTGAATTATCTATTCATATTCACTGGATGGCTTGTAGATTGGAGTCCAATGCTCTTTCAATTTCATAGGTTGCAGCGATGGGGTTGGACCCTAGAAAGCACTTGGGCAAAGATATAGGGTTCTTGATGTCCTATCTACATAAGTTGAAAGAGTACGtcaactttcttttttccttttttttttcagttgctTTTTTATTAGCTTTGTTTTGAGTGAAGTGTAAAGTTGTTTGTTCATTCTGCCATCATTCACAGGTTGTATGGGATTAATGTATGTGGTGAAGGAGGGGAATATGAGTCATTGACACTTGATTGCCCACTTTTTCTAGTAAGTTTGACTCCTTGACTCTTTTTGGtttaagaattttaatttaGCTACCCGTGCGATGTTGCCTTTTGACATCCATTCCCCCCACTGTTTATAACAGGGCTTTTAGTTTGTCAAGAATAAGTTAGTTTTTCAATTATCTTTTATTCATTATTACTCTTCTTGTAATGTTGTTATTGCCAAGGTCACCTGTAGTGTTTTACAAAATTTATggttattgtttttctttcaaaattattaatttgattATGTTATTGTACTGTGTTCTTTTTCATGACCATATACCATTATGAATTCACAGAATGCCCGAATTGTGCTTGATGGATTTAAAATTGTAATGCACTCTTCTGAGGCCATAGCTCCAGTCGGAATTCTTCATCCCTTGGCTTTTCATCTAGAAAATAAGGCAGAGTCTCGTTCTTCAAGTGGCATTGACAAAACCACTGAGATTTGTAAGGAGAAAGTGGGTTTTGTATTTGAAGTGCAAGGAGATTGTCTACATAGGTGTGAAGCCACATGCCAGCCTGCTGCTGAAGTCACCAAGTTAGATGAAGTTGCAGAACGTAGAGTTCACATCTCAAGAACAAAAAATCATAATACATTTTCTATTTGTTGCTGGTTGCAAGATTCCTGTGAAACTTCGGCAGGTAGAATGATGATTTTGCAGTAGTTATTCCCTGAAATtgtattcccccccccccccccccccccacaaaaaaaaaaaaaattaataataatcattGCATCTTTTGCAATTGTTTCAGTTCATACTATTACTATGTTCAACTGTTTTATTTTCGATTGGTAGGTTTGCAAGAGGATTTGGAGGCTGTTTTAAGGAAGATTGAACTAAAGCTTGTGGGATATGGTTTTGGTTGGGAGAATGTCCTCtatattcatttatatatagCTGATATGGATAAGTTTAGTATAGCAAACGAGACATATGTGAGATATATAACACAGGAGAAATGCCCCTTTGGTGTTCCATCCCGCAGTACCATTGAACTACCATTGTTGCAAGTGGGTTTAGGAAGTGCGTACATTGAAGTTTTGGTGGCCAATGACCAGAGTAAAAGGGTTCTGCATGTTCAAAGCATTTCCTGCTGGGCACCTAGTTGCATTGGACCATATAGTCAGGTAAGTTATATACaattatcatttttcattaataaattatttatcagCATAAGCTAACCATCTCATGTGTGCTAGGTTCAGCTTGCCAAGTAGTTCTTTTGAACTTCTTGTTTATATATTTGGTTAGGTGATTGATGCAGGCAGCAAGGAGatggttttattttaattaaatgttatACAATTTGAGTAGTCAAGAGTATTTCTGTAATTTGTAGACTTCTTAAATGAGCCATGGTTTTGGTCCATTAGGTCttattatttttgggtttttttgttgttggtgtaataatattaatttttgatTTAGTAGCCAAAACGCGTTGGTTGGAAGGATTGCGAAGGTGTTATATGGGTGTTAAATCCCATATTAGTTttttactaggtgaaattggaAGTAGGggtttgtgggctggttttgtagggATTTCTGGGTTTCCTCATATTTTTGGGGTTTTCgggtgtttttttctctttcccctCTCTTTCCTGTAATGGTGtcatttttgtatactttctgtatgtttaggggcgcctttatgctttaataaaattctatacttatcaaaaaaaattggacTGTATAAGGAATTCCAATTGTAACTCTGATTTATTCTTTTGGAGTATAGTGCAGATGTGACTAATATTATCGTTAGGTCAtgacaaatggtatcagaggcAACCTAGTAATATCATGTGACAATAGACACTACCATATGTCGTTGATCTTGATGAGAACGTCAAGGGCTTAAGTTGGGGAGATTGTAATACCCCAGAAAGTTAAGTCTCATATTGGGTGGGATGATTGTGAAGGTGG
Above is a genomic segment from Alnus glutinosa chromosome 12, dhAlnGlut1.1, whole genome shotgun sequence containing:
- the LOC133851443 gene encoding diphthine--ammonia ligase isoform X1, which gives rise to MNVVALVSGGKDSCYAMMKCMQYGHQVVALANLMPADDSVDELDSYMYQTVGHQIIVSYAECMGVPLFRRRIQGSPRHQKLGYKMTPGDEVEDMFVLLSEVKRQIPSVTAVSSGAIASDYQRLRVESVCSRLGLVSLAYLWKQDQSLLLQEMMTNGIVAITVKVAAMGLDPRKHLGKDIGFLMSYLHKLKELYGINVCGEGGEYESLTLDCPLFLNARIVLDGFKIVMHSSEAIAPVGILHPLAFHLENKAESRSSSGIDKTTEICKEKVGFVFEVQGDCLHRCEATCQPAAEVTKLDEVAERRVHISRTKNHNTFSICCWLQDSCETSAGLQEDLEAVLRKIELKLVGYGFGWENVLYIHLYIADMDKFSIANETYVRYITQEKCPFGVPSRSTIELPLLQVGLGSAYIEVLVANDQSKRVLHVQSISCWAPSCIGPYSQATLHKEILHMAGQLGLDPPTMTLCNGGATAELEQALENSEAVAKCFNCSISTSALLFVVYCSTYVPSSERHRIQDKQDTFLKQMRLFQSDKGSIIKVPDPIFLYVLVPDLPKRALVEVKPILYVPEDADVSTGTVQELSCVSMPSYWGFQHAHWHDSCFQKCVVHGKICAVILCITSEVVVKICSESLDGDQGSRDYQNSLQERQMERVSRFCIYLLDKIYMQNNFSWEDTENLRFYFPTSVGVPMEALSLMLTNAFNELAEMGQRVKIGEEPIFNLVPVLGAGRSATSMDDIITCELFALKS
- the LOC133851443 gene encoding diphthine--ammonia ligase isoform X2; translated protein: MTPGDEVEDMFVLLSEVKRQIPSVTAVSSGAIASDYQRLRVESVCSRLGLVSLAYLWKQDQSLLLQEMMTNGIVAITVKVAAMGLDPRKHLGKDIGFLMSYLHKLKELYGINVCGEGGEYESLTLDCPLFLNARIVLDGFKIVMHSSEAIAPVGILHPLAFHLENKAESRSSSGIDKTTEICKEKVGFVFEVQGDCLHRCEATCQPAAEVTKLDEVAERRVHISRTKNHNTFSICCWLQDSCETSAGLQEDLEAVLRKIELKLVGYGFGWENVLYIHLYIADMDKFSIANETYVRYITQEKCPFGVPSRSTIELPLLQVGLGSAYIEVLVANDQSKRVLHVQSISCWAPSCIGPYSQATLHKEILHMAGQLGLDPPTMTLCNGGATAELEQALENSEAVAKCFNCSISTSALLFVVYCSTYVPSSERHRIQDKQDTFLKQMRLFQSDKGSIIKVPDPIFLYVLVPDLPKRALVEVKPILYVPEDADVSTGTVQELSCVSMPSYWGFQHAHWHDSCFQKCVVHGKICAVILCITSEVVVKICSESLDGDQGSRDYQNSLQERQMERVSRFCIYLLDKIYMQNNFSWEDTENLRFYFPTSVGVPMEALSLMLTNAFNELAEMGQRVKIGEEPIFNLVPVLGAGRSATSMDDIITCELFALKS